In a genomic window of Sutcliffiella sp. FSL R7-0096:
- a CDS encoding FAD-dependent oxidoreductase: protein MSIHFSNKNRATIMEDMGEGELDLLIIGGGITGAGIALDAQLRGLKTGLIEMQDFAAGTSSRSTKLVHGGLRYLKQLEIKLVAEVGRERAIVYENAPHVTTPVWMMLPIYKNGTFGKLSTSIGLGMYDFLARVKKSERRKMLSVANTMLREPLLKKEDLKGSGVYVEYRTDDARLTLEIIKKAFEKGVLAANYVKAVNFLYKNGKAVGVEILDMKTGQTRDIYAKKIVNATGPWVDGLRDLDKSKKGKYLHLTKGVHLVIDKKRFPLSEAVYFDTPYADGRMLFAIPRGEKTYVGTTDTTYMENPVHPRMTKEDLHYILKATNHLFPNLHLTEQDVESSWAGLRPLIHEEGKDPSDISRKDEIFHSPTGLITIAGGKLTGYRKMAEKVVNLVTKELEAETGVRYPGCTTDKMKLSGGSVGGSDNFKLYLKEQVQAGMKLGLAEADARKLIECYGSNISFIYDIMRKNEKNEASNLPKDLLAALIYGIEHEMVTSPTDFFLRRTSYLLFDIDRVYQWKGKVISFMADYLQWSKEQKYHYSEELEKRIIDATGIVMEEEEENLIFSS from the coding sequence AATAGAGATGCAAGATTTTGCTGCGGGCACTTCAAGCAGATCGACTAAGCTTGTTCATGGCGGGCTTCGTTATCTGAAGCAATTAGAAATAAAACTTGTGGCAGAGGTTGGACGCGAACGTGCTATTGTGTATGAAAATGCCCCACATGTAACGACACCTGTTTGGATGATGCTCCCGATATATAAAAATGGAACGTTTGGTAAACTTTCAACATCAATAGGTTTAGGCATGTACGATTTCTTGGCACGTGTAAAAAAATCTGAGCGTCGTAAAATGTTATCTGTAGCAAATACAATGTTAAGAGAACCTTTATTGAAAAAAGAGGACTTAAAAGGATCTGGGGTTTATGTGGAATATCGGACTGATGATGCGCGTTTAACGTTGGAAATTATAAAAAAAGCTTTCGAAAAAGGAGTATTAGCGGCGAACTATGTAAAGGCGGTAAATTTTCTTTATAAGAATGGGAAAGCAGTCGGTGTTGAGATTCTCGATATGAAAACTGGACAAACAAGGGACATCTATGCGAAAAAAATAGTCAATGCAACTGGACCCTGGGTAGATGGATTACGGGATTTGGATAAGTCAAAGAAAGGAAAATATCTTCATTTAACAAAAGGTGTCCATCTAGTCATTGATAAAAAACGCTTCCCTTTATCAGAAGCGGTCTATTTTGATACACCATATGCGGATGGACGTATGCTTTTTGCAATTCCGCGTGGAGAGAAAACGTATGTAGGTACCACTGATACCACATACATGGAAAACCCTGTTCATCCTCGAATGACAAAAGAGGACCTTCATTATATTCTGAAGGCGACTAATCATTTATTTCCAAACCTTCACCTAACGGAACAGGATGTGGAATCAAGCTGGGCAGGCTTAAGACCGTTAATTCATGAAGAAGGGAAAGACCCATCCGATATCTCCCGCAAAGATGAGATTTTCCATTCACCAACAGGCCTTATTACGATTGCAGGAGGCAAATTAACAGGATACAGAAAAATGGCTGAAAAAGTAGTGAATCTTGTTACGAAAGAATTAGAAGCAGAAACAGGTGTACGCTACCCAGGATGCACAACGGATAAGATGAAGCTGTCTGGAGGCAGCGTTGGTGGTTCTGATAATTTCAAGCTGTATCTGAAAGAACAGGTACAAGCAGGTATGAAACTCGGTCTTGCTGAAGCGGATGCTAGAAAACTGATTGAATGCTATGGTTCCAACATCTCTTTCATCTATGACATTATGAGGAAAAATGAAAAAAACGAGGCGTCAAATTTACCAAAGGACTTATTGGCAGCACTGATTTATGGAATAGAACATGAAATGGTTACAAGTCCTACAGATTTTTTCCTTCGCAGAACCAGTTACTTATTGTTTGATATAGATAGGGTGTACCAATGGAAGGGAAAAGTGATTTCATTTATGGCTGATTACCTTCAATGGTCCAAGGAACAAAAGTATCATTATTCAGAGGAGTTAGAGAAACGGATAATAGATGCAACTGGAATAGTAATGGAAGAGGAAGAGGAGAATCTGATATTCAGCAGTTAA